The Salvelinus namaycush isolate Seneca unplaced genomic scaffold, SaNama_1.0 Scaffold1096, whole genome shotgun sequence genome includes the window AAAAATGCATAGTAACAATTAACCTTTAGGAGAAATGTGTTTTGCAGATCATTTGTGACAGTAGATGTGCAGCTGTTGACTTTGTTTTTCAGAGCGGAGGGCAGCAGTAAGATCCAGGCCAGGATTGAGCAACAGTCGGTGCGTGCCACTGCCACCCAGCCTCAAGCACAGTTCCGTGCCCCCACTAAGCCTGGTGCAGGGGCCAAgacctccccctccccttccaaGGACAACCCCTCCCCTGAGCCCCAGCTAGATGACATCAAGAGAGGTGAGCCTCTTCATGTGTTGCCACCACTTTTACTAAGTGATCATTCTTGTTTCTCTATTGACTTTGTCTGTGTACTGACTCTGTTGCCTCTGTCGCCCCATCCTGGCCTGGCACAGAGCTGCGAGCGGAGGTGGATGTTATTGAACAAATGAGTAGCAGTAGCGGCAGCAGCTCATCTGACTCTGCCAGTGGCTCTGGTAGTGGGGACGACAGCTCCAGCAGTGATAGGGAGCATGACGCCCCTCATCCTCAACCTGTCCAACTCCCTCTCCCCCACATCCAGCCCTCCCCCAACCCCATGGTCAATGGAGGAGCAGACAGGCAACAGGGCAGCAACCAGCTGATGAACACGCTCAGTGAGTACCAGGGATGGTAGGGCCAGTGTAGCACTC containing:
- the LOC120035694 gene encoding ELL-associated factor 1-like isoform X2, giving the protein MNGSTNPLLDKEEHVLKLGESFEKRPKSSFHTIRYDFKPASIDTSCEGELQVGKGEEVTITLPHIPGSTPPMTVFKGNKRPYQKDCVLIINHDTGEYMLEKLSSSIQVKKTRAEGSSKIQARIEQQSVRATATQPQAQFRAPTKPGAGAKTSPSPSKDNPSPEPQLDDIKRELRAEVDVIEQMSSSSGSSSSDSASGSGSGDDSSSSDREHDAPHPQPVQLPLPHIQPSPNPMVNGGADRQQGSNQLMNTLRNDLQLSESGSDSDDD
- the LOC120035694 gene encoding ELL-associated factor 1-like isoform X1; amino-acid sequence: MNGSTNPLLDKEEHVLKLGESFEKRPKSSFHTIRYDFKPASIDTSCEGELQVGKGEEVTITLPHIPVRGSTPPMTVFKGNKRPYQKDCVLIINHDTGEYMLEKLSSSIQVKKTRAEGSSKIQARIEQQSVRATATQPQAQFRAPTKPGAGAKTSPSPSKDNPSPEPQLDDIKRELRAEVDVIEQMSSSSGSSSSDSASGSGSGDDSSSSDREHDAPHPQPVQLPLPHIQPSPNPMVNGGADRQQGSNQLMNTLRNDLQLSESGSDSDDD